In one Pseudomonadota bacterium genomic region, the following are encoded:
- a CDS encoding adenylate/guanylate cyclase domain-containing protein encodes MHPQGRPVRGVMAWLRRGRAAGLVVIALLVTLRILDPTVVSSLRFSAFDLFQQMSPREYAPAPVAIIDIDDPSIEELGQWPWPRTLVAEMVTRAAEAGAVAIGFDVIFAEPDRLSPDLLAADNAAIPDDIRSVLSALPSNDTTLAAAMARTRVVVGQTSVRSARTGIARLRPPAPVPHAIIGEDPTPFLMSFPDLLENLDELEAAALGRGVFTTRPDPDGTYRRVPLVMSVDGAIRLGLAPELLRVATGQDAFAIRTNEAGIDAVIVAGQAIETGPDGTVWPHFTPHVPARYISAADLIKGRMDAGRLQGQIAFVGTSAIGLEDFRPIPLGFSLAGVEIHAQVLEGILLDAMLNRPNYAIAIELVVLACLGVLVVTLVPILAGRWVIIGGLLVLSAYGAFTWWLFEARATLLDPTWPILCTLAMLMLMSTANYLREEQERARIRSAFGQYVSPDLVAQLQDEPEMLTLGGERRELTILFSDVRGFTTLAESFKDDPAGLTQLINRFLSVLSDAILDEGGTIDKFMGDAVMAFWNAPLDHEGHARAACHAALRMQADIATLNKIRAEEGGGDIEPIDVGIGLNTGECTVGNMGSDTRFDYTALGDAVNLASRLEGQSKAFGFPIIVGPSTAEAVQDAFALLRIDRIRVKGKLEPVEVSALIGGEDMRMSPEFEALRQANDALRSAYLTRDWSAARDALQHLEVAAASAGVDATAYVALYRGRVESFMAHPPGVDWDGVTVAETK; translated from the coding sequence ATGCACCCACAGGGCAGGCCCGTGCGCGGGGTGATGGCGTGGCTGCGGCGCGGTCGCGCGGCGGGGCTTGTCGTCATCGCGCTGCTCGTGACCTTGCGCATTCTGGACCCGACGGTCGTCTCCTCGCTGCGCTTTTCCGCGTTCGATCTCTTCCAGCAGATGAGCCCGCGGGAATATGCCCCGGCCCCTGTCGCGATCATCGATATCGACGACCCGTCCATCGAAGAGCTGGGGCAATGGCCGTGGCCGCGTACCCTCGTGGCGGAGATGGTGACAAGGGCCGCCGAGGCCGGGGCCGTGGCCATCGGCTTCGACGTCATCTTTGCAGAACCCGACAGGCTCTCCCCTGACCTTTTGGCCGCCGACAATGCCGCGATCCCCGATGACATCCGGAGCGTGCTGAGCGCCTTGCCCAGCAATGACACCACACTTGCCGCGGCCATGGCCCGCACCCGCGTCGTGGTGGGTCAGACCAGCGTGCGCAGCGCCCGAACCGGCATCGCGCGCCTGCGCCCTCCTGCGCCGGTGCCCCATGCCATCATCGGCGAGGATCCCACGCCCTTCCTGATGTCGTTCCCGGACTTGCTCGAGAACCTCGATGAACTCGAGGCGGCTGCGCTGGGCCGCGGTGTGTTCACCACGCGGCCGGACCCGGACGGCACCTATCGCCGTGTCCCGCTCGTGATGTCCGTCGATGGTGCGATCCGTCTGGGGCTGGCGCCGGAGCTCCTCCGCGTGGCCACCGGGCAGGACGCGTTCGCGATCCGCACGAACGAGGCGGGGATCGATGCCGTGATCGTGGCGGGGCAAGCCATCGAGACCGGCCCCGACGGCACGGTCTGGCCGCATTTCACGCCCCATGTGCCAGCGCGCTACATCTCCGCCGCCGACCTCATCAAGGGCCGCATGGATGCCGGGCGTCTGCAGGGGCAGATCGCATTCGTCGGCACGTCCGCGATCGGGCTGGAGGATTTCCGGCCCATTCCCCTGGGCTTTTCCCTGGCCGGCGTAGAAATCCACGCGCAGGTGCTGGAGGGCATCCTCCTCGACGCCATGCTCAACCGGCCCAATTACGCCATTGCCATAGAGCTCGTGGTCCTCGCCTGTCTCGGTGTGCTCGTCGTGACGCTGGTCCCGATCCTCGCCGGTCGTTGGGTTATCATCGGCGGTCTGTTGGTACTCTCCGCCTATGGCGCTTTCACGTGGTGGCTCTTCGAGGCGCGGGCGACGCTCCTCGATCCGACATGGCCCATCCTCTGCACGCTCGCGATGCTCATGCTCATGTCCACCGCAAACTACCTCCGCGAGGAGCAGGAACGCGCCCGCATCCGCAGCGCCTTCGGGCAATACGTCTCGCCGGATCTCGTGGCGCAGCTACAGGACGAGCCGGAGATGCTGACGCTGGGCGGTGAGCGGCGCGAGCTCACCATCCTCTTCTCCGACGTACGCGGGTTCACAACGCTAGCAGAGAGTTTTAAGGACGACCCCGCCGGGCTGACCCAGCTGATCAACCGCTTTCTCAGCGTCCTGTCCGATGCGATCCTCGATGAAGGCGGCACCATCGACAAGTTCATGGGCGACGCGGTCATGGCCTTCTGGAACGCGCCGCTCGATCACGAGGGCCATGCGAGAGCAGCCTGCCACGCGGCGCTCCGCATGCAGGCCGACATCGCCACGCTCAACAAGATCCGCGCGGAAGAGGGTGGCGGAGACATCGAACCTATTGATGTCGGGATCGGGCTGAATACGGGCGAGTGCACCGTGGGCAACATGGGCAGCGACACGCGCTTCGACTACACCGCCCTCGGCGACGCGGTGAACCTCGCCTCGCGGCTCGAAGGTCAGTCAAAGGCCTTCGGCTTTCCGATCATCGTGGGGCCGTCCACGGCAGAGGCCGTGCAGGATGCCTTTGCGCTCCTGCGGATAGACCGCATCAGGGTGAAGGGGAAGCTCGAACCCGTTGAAGTCTCTGCGCTTATTGGCGGTGAGGATATGCGCATGAGCCCGGAATTCGAAGCGCTTCGGCAAGCCAATGACGCGCTGCGCTCCGCCTACCTCACGCGGGACTGGTCCGCGGCCAGGGATGCCCTTCAGCATCTGGAAGTGGCCGCCGCCTCGGCGGGCGTCGATGCGACAGCGTATGTCGCGCTCTACCGCGGCAGGGTCGAGAGCTTCATGGCCCATCCACCGGGCGTGGACTGGGACGGGGTGACCGTCGCGGAGACGAAGTGA
- a CDS encoding Ig-like domain-containing protein — protein sequence MDSGPTVVGRHVDRFVDAHRAISDGKIDLPDGDIIFSGDFARDADNLLITGPDGSLTVIAGYFSEGPAALVAPNGNSLSARTVTTLAKAGQEDDLVLATVSGAPIGQVEGIEGSATVERTDGSFEELTEGMRVQLGDVVSTGEGSVLTLLFVDGTVFTLNEDARMTLDELVYTAGAEDGNSASFGLVKGGFVFIAGKVAGTGGMDIETPAATLGIRGTTGTVRVTEDDGGQLLLQVTLEEDPVPGGGFGKIGIFSRITGEQLALIETGESVWEVTIDGVTTDIARSPDAPNAVEALLVEAAAAFGAALRAQEQGEALVPLGGSRSFIGGAGEGGDGGEGFATDPGELGDTLDTLEDGTEADDSQSDDADAPDQQRSNPLIGPEPEPIRFDTDEDAPVNGTLSLADLGDASDLTVITGPENGSLALTDDGTFSYIPDPNFAGTDGFVVSAETPQGETVNTVTLVVRPVNDAPEVTAAVGEVAEDSVLAGTLEATDIENDPLTFTLTEQAANGTVALAADGSYTYTPAADFVGDDSFAYLVSDGDLSTEGTVSLSVTGEPDAAVISGQISGTVTEDIAVIATGVLIVSDADAGEDAITPQSNVRGSYGTFEISAAGVWSYALFASDAAVQALGIGDQLTDSFAVATVDGTEQVVEITVNGANDAPEVSGAVVLPGGTEDLELLITEAQLLAAATDVDESDVLSVTGVPVADTGTVVANEDGTFTFQPDADITGPVRISFAISDGNGASVPAAANLTIAPVNDSPVPEAAEVAGAEDTVIRGQLEATDVDGDALSFALVNGPASGTVIVSADGSFAYTPDADFSGTDSFTYLVSDGVFTAAETATIEVAPVNDAPEATALGLVAEAGAASGQLSVADVDDASGFSFAVSGAGPSNGSVEIDAATGAFTYTADAGFEGFDRFEVSVRDAGGAVTTATIGIAVGNDAVSIENGQDLSISIEEDAATDAGAGSVQILTSAPEQTTDNLVIILDRSGSVGESNWETLRLDLANALTDTTDPGLTSLFERFEGSQSSVQVSVVTYAGEATVLEGPGGQTTFDLLSDREALFNALSTAPFTGGITNFGEAFSAAELLLDAANADGAGNSFVYFATDGRPSDDNWEQAFANLINSPFGGRSPQGTGDYEVTVEAFGIGGDVDVDQLNAIDSNDAVTVNGSAALADAFINTPLFSAELVAFSLQLVADGEDRGVIVTQDTQPAFTVSGLNYSVALAEVSGLVDILGDQNLLFAEAVFDLDGDVTTVEDRETLRTGGTLGIGDEAVAKAGTNQADLLFGSVLDDALSSGDGADILIGGAGDDTLTGGSGADSLLGGAGDDVLVAGGVPEAGDVYDGGAGRDTLALIAPEGAEDLLPLIDAKSIEAISLTNADADVLEISLGDVLEMQGEADPTLEQLLGQVLDAGIMIDGDAGDTVNLDGAAASGDAESITRTGTVAHDGTSYDVYEFTGANSEVLAVLAIDQDIVVNGATTGGA from the coding sequence ATGGATAGCGGTCCCACCGTGGTGGGACGGCATGTCGATCGGTTTGTGGATGCCCATAGGGCGATATCGGACGGGAAGATCGATCTCCCGGACGGAGACATCATTTTCTCTGGCGATTTCGCCAGGGATGCGGACAATCTTCTCATCACGGGCCCTGATGGAAGCCTGACCGTCATCGCGGGCTATTTCTCCGAAGGGCCGGCTGCATTGGTCGCGCCCAACGGAAATTCACTGAGCGCGCGCACCGTCACCACCCTCGCCAAGGCCGGGCAGGAGGACGACCTCGTCCTCGCGACGGTCTCCGGCGCGCCCATAGGCCAAGTGGAAGGGATCGAAGGCTCCGCGACCGTCGAGCGCACGGATGGCTCCTTCGAAGAGCTCACCGAGGGCATGCGTGTGCAGCTTGGCGATGTCGTCAGCACCGGTGAGGGGTCTGTTCTGACGTTGCTCTTCGTCGATGGCACCGTGTTCACCCTCAACGAAGACGCGCGCATGACGCTGGATGAGCTCGTCTACACGGCGGGTGCGGAAGACGGCAACAGCGCCTCCTTCGGCCTCGTGAAGGGCGGGTTCGTCTTCATTGCCGGAAAGGTCGCGGGCACGGGTGGCATGGACATCGAGACGCCCGCGGCAACCCTCGGGATTCGGGGGACCACCGGCACCGTCCGCGTGACCGAGGACGATGGCGGGCAGTTGCTGCTTCAGGTCACGCTCGAAGAAGACCCGGTGCCCGGGGGCGGCTTTGGCAAGATCGGCATTTTTTCTCGGATCACTGGAGAGCAACTCGCGCTGATCGAGACGGGCGAGTCCGTTTGGGAAGTCACCATCGACGGCGTGACGACCGATATCGCGCGCTCGCCGGACGCACCGAACGCCGTGGAAGCGCTCCTCGTGGAGGCCGCGGCCGCCTTCGGCGCGGCACTGCGGGCGCAGGAGCAGGGTGAGGCGCTGGTCCCGTTGGGGGGATCGCGCAGCTTCATCGGCGGCGCCGGGGAGGGAGGCGATGGCGGCGAAGGCTTTGCCACGGATCCCGGAGAGCTCGGGGACACGCTGGACACGCTCGAGGACGGCACCGAAGCGGATGACAGCCAATCGGATGACGCGGACGCACCCGATCAGCAGCGCTCGAACCCGCTCATCGGGCCCGAGCCGGAGCCCATTCGCTTTGACACCGACGAGGACGCGCCGGTCAACGGGACGCTGTCCCTCGCCGATCTGGGCGATGCATCGGATCTGACCGTGATCACCGGCCCCGAGAATGGGTCTCTCGCGCTCACGGATGACGGGACATTCTCTTACATCCCCGATCCGAACTTTGCGGGCACCGACGGTTTCGTCGTCTCGGCGGAGACACCACAGGGAGAGACCGTCAACACCGTGACGCTTGTCGTGCGCCCGGTGAATGACGCGCCGGAGGTGACCGCCGCCGTGGGCGAAGTGGCCGAGGACAGCGTCCTTGCCGGGACGCTCGAAGCCACTGATATCGAGAACGACCCGCTGACATTCACGCTCACAGAGCAGGCCGCGAACGGCACTGTCGCGCTTGCGGCGGACGGATCATACACCTACACGCCCGCTGCCGATTTCGTGGGCGACGATAGCTTTGCCTATCTCGTCTCGGACGGCGATCTCAGCACGGAGGGGACGGTTTCACTCTCCGTCACGGGAGAGCCTGACGCCGCCGTCATCTCCGGGCAGATCAGCGGCACCGTCACCGAGGACATCGCGGTGATCGCGACGGGGGTGCTGATCGTCTCGGATGCCGATGCCGGAGAGGACGCGATCACGCCGCAATCGAACGTGCGCGGATCCTACGGGACATTCGAGATCAGCGCGGCAGGCGTGTGGTCCTACGCGCTCTTTGCCTCGGACGCGGCGGTGCAGGCCCTCGGCATCGGAGATCAGCTGACCGACAGCTTTGCCGTCGCGACGGTCGACGGGACCGAGCAGGTCGTCGAGATCACGGTGAATGGCGCAAACGACGCGCCCGAGGTCTCCGGTGCGGTGGTGCTTCCGGGGGGCACCGAGGACCTCGAACTCCTCATCACCGAGGCGCAGCTCCTCGCGGCGGCGACCGATGTGGACGAGAGTGACGTGCTGAGCGTCACGGGTGTCCCCGTGGCTGACACCGGCACGGTTGTCGCCAACGAGGATGGCACGTTCACCTTCCAACCGGATGCGGATATCACCGGGCCGGTGCGCATTTCCTTCGCGATCAGCGACGGGAACGGGGCGAGTGTTCCGGCCGCCGCCAATCTGACGATTGCCCCAGTCAATGACAGCCCGGTCCCGGAGGCGGCGGAGGTCGCCGGGGCGGAAGACACGGTGATCCGGGGGCAGCTCGAGGCCACGGACGTGGATGGTGATGCGCTCAGCTTCGCCTTGGTCAATGGCCCGGCCTCCGGCACGGTGATCGTGTCCGCCGATGGCAGCTTCGCATACACGCCCGACGCTGATTTCTCGGGAACCGACAGCTTCACCTACCTCGTCTCCGACGGCGTCTTCACCGCCGCTGAAACGGCCACGATCGAGGTCGCGCCGGTCAATGATGCGCCGGAGGCCACGGCCCTCGGCCTCGTCGCCGAGGCGGGCGCAGCTTCGGGCCAGCTTTCGGTTGCGGATGTCGATGATGCCTCGGGCTTTTCGTTCGCCGTTTCCGGAGCGGGACCGTCCAACGGAAGCGTCGAGATCGACGCAGCCACGGGCGCTTTCACTTACACCGCCGATGCAGGCTTCGAGGGTTTCGATCGGTTCGAGGTCAGCGTCCGCGATGCAGGCGGTGCGGTCACCACCGCCACCATCGGGATTGCCGTCGGAAACGACGCGGTCTCGATCGAGAACGGGCAGGACCTCTCGATTTCCATCGAGGAAGACGCGGCCACGGATGCCGGCGCCGGGAGCGTCCAGATCCTGACCTCCGCGCCGGAGCAGACCACAGACAACCTCGTGATCATTCTCGACCGGTCCGGCAGCGTCGGCGAGAGTAACTGGGAAACGCTCCGGCTCGACCTCGCGAACGCGCTCACGGATACCACAGACCCCGGTTTGACGTCCCTCTTCGAGCGGTTCGAAGGGTCTCAGAGTTCGGTTCAGGTGAGCGTCGTGACCTATGCCGGTGAGGCCACCGTGCTCGAGGGGCCGGGCGGGCAGACGACGTTTGATCTGCTCTCTGATCGGGAAGCGCTCTTCAACGCGCTCTCGACTGCGCCATTCACGGGTGGCATTACGAACTTCGGCGAGGCCTTCTCGGCCGCGGAGCTCTTGCTGGACGCGGCCAACGCAGATGGCGCGGGGAACAGCTTCGTCTATTTCGCCACCGATGGCCGCCCGAGCGACGACAACTGGGAGCAGGCCTTCGCGAACCTCATCAACAGCCCATTCGGCGGGCGCAGCCCGCAGGGCACCGGGGATTACGAGGTCACCGTCGAGGCATTCGGGATCGGCGGGGATGTCGATGTCGACCAGCTGAACGCCATCGACAGCAACGACGCCGTGACGGTCAACGGCTCGGCCGCGCTGGCGGATGCCTTCATCAACACCCCGCTTTTCAGCGCAGAGCTCGTGGCCTTCTCGCTGCAGCTCGTGGCCGATGGAGAGGACCGGGGCGTGATCGTAACGCAGGACACGCAGCCGGCATTCACCGTGTCCGGGCTAAACTACAGCGTAGCGCTCGCGGAAGTCTCCGGGCTCGTGGATATCCTGGGCGATCAGAACCTCCTTTTCGCAGAGGCGGTCTTCGACCTCGACGGGGACGTCACCACGGTGGAGGATCGCGAGACGTTGCGCACGGGCGGCACGCTGGGGATCGGGGACGAGGCTGTCGCAAAGGCGGGCACGAACCAGGCGGACCTGCTCTTTGGCAGCGTCCTCGATGACGCCCTCTCCAGCGGTGACGGGGCCGACATTCTCATCGGTGGCGCCGGTGACGATACACTGACCGGTGGCAGCGGGGCCGACAGCCTGCTCGGCGGGGCAGGGGATGACGTCCTTGTCGCCGGTGGGGTGCCAGAGGCCGGAGATGTGTACGATGGTGGGGCGGGCCGCGATACGCTCGCCCTGATTGCGCCAGAAGGCGCCGAGGATCTCCTCCCGCTCATCGACGCGAAATCCATCGAGGCGATCAGCCTCACGAACGCGGATGCCGATGTGCTCGAGATCAGCCTCGGCGATGTCCTCGAGATGCAAGGGGAGGCTGATCCCACGCTCGAGCAGCTCTTGGGACAGGTGCTCGATGCCGGGATCATGATCGACGGGGATGCGGGCGACACGGTCAATCTCGACGGCGCGGCAGCCAGCGGAGACGCCGAGAGCATCACCCGCACCGGAACCGTGGCCCACGATGGCACGTCCTACGATGTCTACGAGTTCACCGGCGCCAACAGCGAAGTGCTGGCGGTCCTCGCCATCGATCAGGACATCGTGGTTAACGGCGCCACGACAGGCGGTGCCTGA
- a CDS encoding AMP-binding protein, with protein sequence MLVNKGSFDAISDDFEWTIPERYNIGVDICDKWAAVEPDRLALIDVSASGDATQHAFGDLRRASNQLAHALAQDGVSRGAGNVGDRVGVLLPQCVETALAHIAVTKMGCISIPLFTLFARDALLHRLRDSGAKVVVTNREGAAKLAEIRSELPDLEVIYSIDGAAAGAVDFHARCAAQSKEFAPVDTSSEDPALLIYTSGTTGNPKGALHAHRVLLGHLPGVELSHDFLPQSDDLFWTPADWAWIGGLLDVLMPALHHGIPVVGCRFEKFSAEAAFDLMRSQSVRNAFLPPTALKLMKLAPNDAGAGIALRSVGSGGESLGTELIDWGEMILGATINEFYGQTECNMFISSCAALEPPVPGAMGRAVPGHEVEIIDGDTGDVLPAGSEGAIAVRGPDPVMFLRYWNDPEATEEKFVSGPKGTWLLTGDRGTKDAEGRFYFLGRDDDVISSAGYRIGPGEIEDCLLKHPAVSLAGVVGQPDAIRGSVVAAYLVLRDGFEPTAALAKEIAEFVKARLAAHEYPRVVRFIDDMPMTTTGKIIRRHLRTWAAEAAEAVQ encoded by the coding sequence ATGCTGGTGAACAAGGGATCGTTCGATGCGATTTCCGACGATTTCGAATGGACCATTCCCGAGCGCTACAACATCGGGGTCGACATCTGCGATAAATGGGCCGCGGTGGAGCCGGACCGCCTGGCGCTGATCGACGTATCTGCGTCGGGTGACGCCACGCAACATGCATTCGGGGACCTGCGCCGCGCGTCCAACCAGCTTGCCCATGCCCTCGCGCAGGACGGTGTTTCACGGGGCGCGGGCAACGTCGGCGACCGGGTCGGCGTGCTACTGCCGCAATGCGTGGAAACGGCCCTCGCCCACATCGCCGTCACGAAGATGGGCTGCATCTCGATCCCGCTTTTCACGCTCTTCGCACGCGACGCTCTCCTTCACAGATTGCGCGACTCCGGTGCGAAGGTCGTCGTGACGAACCGCGAAGGCGCGGCGAAGCTCGCGGAGATCCGGTCCGAACTGCCCGACCTCGAGGTCATCTACTCGATCGACGGCGCGGCTGCGGGCGCAGTCGACTTTCACGCCCGCTGCGCCGCCCAATCGAAAGAGTTCGCGCCGGTCGATACATCCAGCGAAGACCCGGCTCTCCTCATTTACACCTCCGGCACCACCGGCAATCCGAAGGGCGCGCTTCACGCTCACCGAGTCCTTTTGGGCCACCTGCCCGGGGTGGAGCTGAGCCACGATTTCCTGCCGCAGAGTGACGACCTTTTCTGGACCCCGGCGGATTGGGCCTGGATCGGCGGGCTTCTCGATGTGCTGATGCCTGCACTGCACCATGGCATCCCGGTCGTCGGCTGCCGCTTCGAGAAGTTCAGCGCTGAAGCGGCCTTTGACCTCATGCGCAGTCAGTCCGTACGCAATGCTTTTCTCCCACCCACCGCGCTCAAGCTCATGAAGCTCGCCCCCAACGACGCCGGCGCGGGTATCGCTCTCCGATCCGTTGGCAGCGGCGGCGAGTCCCTTGGCACGGAGCTCATCGACTGGGGAGAAATGATCCTCGGCGCCACGATCAACGAGTTCTACGGCCAGACCGAATGCAACATGTTCATCTCCTCCTGCGCCGCGCTCGAGCCGCCGGTGCCGGGCGCCATGGGCCGCGCCGTTCCCGGCCACGAGGTCGAGATCATCGACGGCGACACCGGCGACGTGCTCCCGGCTGGTTCCGAAGGCGCGATTGCCGTGCGTGGCCCGGACCCGGTCATGTTCCTCCGCTATTGGAACGACCCCGAAGCGACCGAGGAGAAGTTCGTGTCCGGCCCGAAAGGCACATGGCTCCTGACCGGAGACCGAGGCACGAAGGATGCGGAAGGACGCTTTTACTTTCTGGGCCGCGACGATGACGTCATCTCCTCCGCCGGCTATCGGATCGGCCCGGGAGAAATCGAAGACTGCCTTCTCAAGCATCCAGCGGTCAGCCTCGCCGGGGTGGTGGGCCAGCCCGACGCCATAAGGGGAAGCGTCGTGGCCGCCTACCTGGTGCTCCGAGACGGGTTTGAACCGACGGCTGCGCTGGCCAAGGAGATCGCGGAATTCGTCAAGGCGCGGCTCGCCGCCCACGAATACCCGCGCGTGGTGCGCTTCATCGACGACATGCCCATGACCACGACGGGAAAGATCATCCGACGACACCTTCGCACCTGGGCTGCCGAGGCGGCCGAAGCCGTGCAGTAG
- a CDS encoding nucleoside-diphosphate sugar epimerase/dehydratase, producing the protein MRPRDLLLDWVKSLTHKQKQRIFLAIDLALVPVALVFTVITQGHVSDIAAWSRDVLVPMLAYLLIGALALALWMGIGKVRLQDFEHRAVGRTARYAVGLCVLLWGIDEVLARSISLGTVVIFGTTYFIASVGLRLLARQAIISLYESAAPRCRVLIYGAGKTGSQLAHALRSDGGIVPAAFVDDNPSLHGIDVAGARVFSPAHIQDIVTEKKIDRVLIATPSLSLPKQMQIAQRVQDLGLEVQTLPSFAQLVGTEDILDTLTALPASQFLGREEVLGSWDETSNSYAGKCVLITGAGGTIGAELSQQVLACRPSRIVLYELSEYALYTLHMDLSGIAAKLGVDLVPVLGSVSDETQVARVFEDFDVEIVFHAAAYKHVPLVEANPIAGLANNVMGTQILARAAHTAGVERFILISSDKAVRPCNVMGGSKRLSELIIQDIASRVPAGSGPIYSMVRFGNVLGSSGSVIPLFKDQIRRGGPVTVTDPEVTRYFMTVQEAVRLVITAGAMAEGSEVFVLEMGKPVKIMDLAKDVIESSGYTVRDEDSPDGDIEIEIIGLRPGEKLAEELTITDDHVRTRHPKIFCAHESKLSEIEMAHALRKLREAIAENDAEAARSIVAQCVEPHVPVLPLEEAARRETGA; encoded by the coding sequence ATGCGCCCGAGAGACCTGCTTCTCGACTGGGTGAAGTCGCTGACGCACAAGCAAAAGCAACGCATTTTCCTCGCGATTGACTTGGCTCTCGTGCCGGTTGCGCTGGTGTTCACAGTGATCACTCAAGGCCATGTGAGCGATATCGCGGCGTGGAGCCGTGACGTCCTTGTCCCCATGCTTGCCTACCTGCTCATCGGGGCGTTGGCGCTGGCCCTCTGGATGGGCATCGGCAAGGTGAGGCTACAGGACTTCGAGCATCGCGCGGTAGGCCGCACGGCCCGATACGCGGTCGGGCTCTGCGTCCTGCTTTGGGGCATCGACGAGGTTCTGGCTCGGTCGATCTCGCTGGGAACGGTCGTGATCTTCGGCACCACATACTTCATCGCTTCGGTGGGTCTGCGTCTCCTGGCGCGTCAGGCCATCATCTCGCTCTATGAAAGCGCGGCGCCACGCTGCCGCGTGCTCATCTACGGAGCCGGAAAAACCGGCAGCCAACTTGCGCACGCGCTCCGCAGTGACGGCGGCATCGTACCGGCGGCCTTCGTGGACGATAACCCGAGCCTCCACGGCATCGACGTGGCCGGAGCGCGAGTCTTCTCGCCCGCGCATATCCAGGACATCGTCACCGAGAAGAAGATCGATCGCGTGCTCATCGCGACGCCTTCGCTCTCGCTGCCAAAGCAGATGCAGATCGCGCAACGCGTGCAAGACCTCGGGCTGGAAGTGCAGACGCTGCCCTCCTTCGCACAGCTCGTGGGGACGGAGGATATTCTCGATACTCTGACAGCCCTCCCGGCCTCCCAGTTTCTCGGCCGCGAAGAAGTGCTTGGGTCCTGGGACGAAACCAGCAACAGCTACGCTGGCAAATGCGTCCTGATCACCGGGGCAGGCGGCACGATCGGGGCCGAGTTGAGCCAGCAGGTGCTGGCCTGCCGCCCCTCGCGGATCGTTCTCTACGAACTGTCCGAATACGCCCTTTACACTCTGCACATGGATCTCAGCGGCATCGCGGCGAAGCTCGGCGTCGACCTTGTGCCCGTGCTGGGGTCGGTTTCGGATGAGACGCAGGTGGCCCGGGTTTTCGAAGACTTCGACGTGGAGATCGTCTTCCACGCAGCGGCCTACAAGCATGTGCCGCTCGTCGAGGCCAACCCGATTGCGGGCCTGGCCAACAACGTCATGGGGACTCAGATCCTCGCGCGAGCAGCACATACCGCAGGGGTGGAGCGCTTCATCCTGATCTCGTCGGACAAGGCGGTCCGCCCGTGCAACGTCATGGGCGGGTCCAAGCGGCTGTCGGAGCTGATCATTCAGGATATCGCGAGCCGGGTGCCCGCCGGATCGGGCCCCATCTACTCCATGGTGCGCTTCGGAAATGTGCTGGGGTCTTCGGGCTCCGTCATCCCGCTCTTCAAGGATCAGATCCGTCGGGGTGGCCCGGTCACCGTGACCGATCCGGAGGTCACGCGGTACTTCATGACCGTGCAGGAGGCCGTACGCCTCGTGATCACTGCAGGGGCCATGGCCGAAGGTTCAGAGGTCTTCGTCCTCGAAATGGGCAAGCCCGTAAAGATCATGGATCTTGCGAAGGACGTCATCGAGAGCTCCGGGTACACCGTGCGCGATGAGGACAGCCCGGACGGGGACATCGAGATCGAAATCATCGGTCTGCGGCCCGGCGAGAAACTCGCTGAAGAGCTGACCATTACGGACGATCACGTGCGCACCCGGCACCCGAAGATCTTCTGCGCCCACGAGAGCAAGCTCTCCGAGATCGAAATGGCCCATGCGCTGCGCAAGCTCCGCGAAGCGATCGCGGAAAACGATGCGGAAGCGGCGCGATCCATCGTGGCGCAATGCGTCGAGCCGCACGTGCCGGTGCTGCCGTTGGAAGAAGCCGCGCGGCGCGAAACCGGGGCTTAG